agcAAGATCTAACGTACCAAATACACAGAGAAACATACACACAAAGAGACATATCACTTTAGACAGGTAGTCAAAGCAGGCAGATAGTCAAAAGCAGTCAACATTACACGTGTACAtattaacataccacaaacAAAAGTCATGGAATGACAATAcaagggcaaatcaaaagaaaaggcgatatcgtcccGGTCTCAAttaaataaccccgtccggtctctcacgtcacttaccatccaaactagatgtccattgacctcttgtactcattctggccaaacaaagcctattcatgttcccaaaatccAAATCTCCAATActtaacaccgcctcaactctggagtactcgggcacaagaatccgaaataagataattcacatctcgagctggccagtcccaagagtaaactatctacaatcgaaattcctacctgacgtacctatccatggtcctcaaataccacaagaaaatgtaaggcctataacattcacaagtcacagcttatgctcgaacgagcacttagtccttcatacttatttaccacttagtccaggttcactccgcgcagagaccacgcgaagcaggctctgataccaactgtgacagccccacctccccctaaggcgaaccaaaggggtcagcggaccgcctgcccaactctcgccgggactcagtcgttcacttcaatcctcaatcgaaaaccagaataaacacaagaataaatataacaacgatccaaaacttaaagcacaacttatatacattctatctcaaaagggagtacaaccatcgaatatacaaaggttctcaattcaccatacatccagcccgtgccgagcactagggcgagaaccattacaaaatcaaagaaactagtctaggctagtctctatcgagctctcgtccttgctcgccttcccctgttaaggaaaacaaaactaaagggatgagctaaaagctcagtgaggttccgaacacataatacaataatcaatccagttcaagaaacatttacaaggAAAAGCGATaacaacacattcattaaaaggatacgggctcacagggagctattcgtttgttcgttcgttcgttcattctcctgtcattccccttattcctccaattattttaaaaatgcattttgataagtaaaacccttcatttcattcattgacactcgttcattcatttcatttcacccccttccggacgttggccggactccacccgacaacaaggtaatactcgagtataccaaacgttcacccagggtcactaaatcgcccgatcgagtccgcttctggctcgagtcgatcagtaacgaagggcagggcccagtttcAGCCatcaggcttacattcatgcatatataatcattcaatcattgaaaatttcacattcatttaggtcgagtgcgataaagtacacactcgcctagaaaactcatttttagcaatcattgaaagcatttaacattcaatcaAATATCCATAACATGGAACAAGGCATATAGTCAAGAGTAACAtaacaacaaggaacactcacctatttaagcaaaataacgtccaaagtttccttccggataatactctcaatcaccaaggaaccctaataatcaaacgaacacattatgcttcaaccatcaaagatgtaagtgagtcaaagacaagtcgaatacgtactagtacaaagtataaatatggttttggtagtgaaaagagtacattgaaaccaaaggacataagtaaaatatttgtaaaacttagactcacttgtaaaactttaaaatcgctatttgagtcgaagtggcaaagaaaacgtaaataccctagatggttcacgtggtattcgctctcaagccttactcaagtcgcaagtatatcgacctagttctcgagcgtaaatttgggcagcacgccctttgtatttacctattttccagccatttatggcttcattcttttcctcaatcaaacccaaagtcatatacaaaatcatctcatttcaatagccatttcATAGGCTCCatgtcatacaagtacaaaatcaagttaggagcatgtgcggaaatgaaggttgagtcaagaaacaaaagacagatttgacgttgttttgcgtaacggacacaaccgaagctacgcttatcggattggggtgaaatttataccgttttgaaaataagacaaaggcctacaactttgatgaagaccagtcagtccagtttgtagtgtatctaagtcaatatctcaaataatagaaccagaatctcacattcgggcttgttAACCGCCTTATCCATAAACGaacataactcaggctaccgaagtccaaacgaggtgattctagggttgttggaaagataagacatagcaatacaactttcatgttttggccaaaggctaattCAGTACACAATTAGGTGAACAGACACGATTAGTgttgtgaaatatcaaaattgtccacTGGACTAAACCTATaagagtcaggggtatttttatcttttcacaggttacgttgctccgattgagctgaaattttgtaggtaactATAAAAAATGAttctctaaaactttcatgttttatgctaagtgtaattcggcctctaacatcacgaactggaaccAGGCAGAACTGAAACTTGAATTTCTAGATATCTGGACTTTTGTCATAGTCAAGCTATAATtaacatttttaccttaaaattaccactactttctcctttacaagattatataccatatatatacaccataaacacctaacccacaagaaatatgagtgaataaatcaaaaccctaactcaatattcctccctccaatcatcaaaactacttgaaacaagcatcacaagcacaactataacattaatacccaacttaatcatgattaatgaagaaagaaagagtgataagccattatacctcaagacaagaccttgcaagagtgatcctccactacttcttgaaatttttgattccttaaacttcccaagcttccaaactaatgattaatcggtttagtttttcttgttctcACTTacaaaggttggattcaaggttggaaatggaaaactctcttcactctcctccctctccttgctctcggccaaaccagaaaaaaatgatgaagaatgagctcaaatgaaagataagaaggcaagacaaaagggttTGGTCAAAGGGCCATAGATGGCCAACAAGTGGCACCGCCAAAATCCATccaaacttttttttcttttccttgcattttgagtcaacattttcggctataagggctgaggatgagggagatattttgcaacaatatcaagggtatgtggtggtggggaagtggtagtcaagtggtgtgttcaatcgatAGTGAACGTTACCCGTCGGTTctagccgtttttccttaaatcgcgtatactaggattTTATCTTCTAATTCACTAACTTGTTATTATCACTtccaatcacacacttaatatcatctaaaactcactcttaatcaccacatttatcgcactagcgggccccacatcgataatgcgtttcaCATTTAACgtccactaactcatactagaaaaatgaatttaaaactgtacttgcttgtaaaaatacatagaaattttaatatttccaaggaaagtagaaaatgtaggcaaagaaataaaatagtCCGAGTTCAATTGCCGCGCTCAACCGTACTCCCAACACATACACGTATATACATATCGTTCACCCAAATACACGTAATTATCAAAACCTTTCTTTGTTGAAAACAAATGGTTAACACATTTTCACTTAACAAGGGGAAGTGAGAATAAACAAAAGGcaaagaaaatatgaaaattttagggttctcaTACTGAGAATGGTTGAAAACTGTCAAAAATGGcattaaggccaaaagaatgtcgaaattggccgaaacggcctgaatggtaacaaaataacaaaagtaatcctaaacggtccaaaacggaaaaaacggttgagaaatgcacgtgcgcgtgcgcgaaaatgaaaatggtacaaaacgggttacaacttccatgaagacacctcaacccagttttcagtATATCCATGTCAactttgcaaaacacagaactagaactccaacggctagttcaTATCTCTAGtaaaaatttggcggcatgccccttgtgtttacctattttccagccatttatggcttcaatattttctcaaacagtcccaaagtcacacaccaaataatcttatttcaatagccgttcgataggctcaaagtcatacaagtacaaaatcatgCTAGGAACATGttcggaaatgaagtttgagtcaagaaacaaaagatagatttgacgttgttttccgtaacggacacaactgaggttacacttatcaaattgggatgaaatttataccatttcaaagctaagataaagagctacaactttgatgaagaccactcagtccagttcatagtatagctaggtcaaaattccattgtacaaaaccagaatctcacaaacaggttagctaaccgcaCTATGGTTAAACgccaataactcaggctacacaattccgtttgaaatttttttggttGTGTTGGAAAGttgaaacatagggctaaaggtttcatgttttggccaaagactGGTTTGGTAcagatcaaggtgaaaaacgcAGCCAACTtgaggaaatgtcaaaactgtctgctGGACTCTACCTAGGGCAGTCTCAGGGGTATTTCGATCTTTTCGCAGGCTACAttactccgattgggctgaaattttgtagaaaactataaaacatcattctctacaactttcatgttttaggcctaatttggcctctaacatggtgatcTAGAACCGGGCATAACAGGGTATACcttaacttcaattctggaaatttactacaatcaaggtataaatctcatttttagcttgaaaccatcactaccaTCTCTTATAccaacttatatacatcatataccacccATACAATAAGTATGATAAttgaatcattcaaaccctaactcaaattcattaccccaaccatccaaaatcacttgatataagcattacaaccacaaatacaagttactaagcaactccaacatgattaaggaaaagaaaagagtggtcagccatattatctcaaaacaaagcttgctagagttatcctccacttctccttgaaatttttggttccttaagcttcccaagctctcaacctacaagttaatcggtttagtttttcttggtttcactcaaatggttcaaactcaagatgatttgatgttgttttctcttgctctctctctctctctcccccttgCTCACGGCCGGTAGGAAGAAATGGGGAGGAATTGTGTGTTTTGTtatgataaatatggaggaaaaataGTTAGGCAAGAATCCATAGATaaccgccacttgtcgccaccaaaatccatctcaagttttttttcttttctcttgttttcttggtcaaaaaattcggccaacatGATCAGATTTGGGCTGATATTTAGGCTCTAAGAATAAggagattaacttgataaaatggtaggttcaatcggtagtgaacggtactcGTCGATTCTAGCCGtgttttcttaaatcgcgtatactagggttttaatttaTAATTCACTACCTCATTATTACCACTTCTAatcccacacttaatatcatctaaaactcactcttaatcaccaaatttgattcaCCCTCGGTACCGGATAGTCACCCTACGGATAgacgtaaaaccctaattcgcgctaactgGAAAACGAAAAGGGTGAACCCTTAATtttatattcatttgcacttattgtgaggtgattgggtggtaaagctattataaagtaataatttccaagtaaaagaaattttaagaaaaatgtgcgggattttacaattccattaaaagtagggtttcgattagaacatgagagatttaagaaaaccgattagtcacaagtaactagggttttctttttcttttgtttagaatctagggtttctagtctttaaacaaaacaaatttaagggtttaaatcaaaactaaaactaaacaatctcctaacattcggtgtgtcacaatctcccctccttaaaagaatttcattctCGAAATTGCAACCTTTAAGTCAAATCTTCTTAATCCTTTCACGGGCTATGGATTGGAATACTCTAATACCTCATTAACGAGTTCATCAGTAGTGGTAAAGATTACCtcaatccaagaaccaaccaACCATGTAATCCTTAGCTCAAAGTCTCAATGGTCTTTAGTCTTAATGAGCTTCAAATGTCTCGTAGATCGGCCTTAATGGTAGTAATCTTTTAAAATGAATAGAAGAAACCTCAATACGATGGAAGATAGGGGGTACCTTCGATGATTGCCAATGGGTCTGCCACCTCTTGATGTCCCATTGCATAGGTCCTTGCCGGCACTTTCGGTCGATTACCCGTGGCATTGGTCGGCTTAGACGTGTTCCCTTCTGCCCTtggcaaatttccttcttttggtaGGTGAGGGTACTGAGCAATCAggtgctcagcactaccacatCGATAGCATTTCCGAACTtgtcctttcttccaacaattatcttccaTGTGGTTAGCAGCCCCACAAAATCCATATGCCATTCTAGATCCTGATGTCGGACCTCCTCGTGAGATACCCCTTTGGGTCTCTCTCCCTGCCTGACTTTTCTCAACATTTCCTTGATTTAGGATCCCTGTGGATCGTGGACCACTTATTTCTCGGCTCATCTTAGATGGTGGCTCGCTCCTCGAGCTTTGTCCATCAATATAACTACTTGTATCCGGttgtcttcttttcttatcaAGAAAGGCCTTTACTtgacttttagtactttcaattctTTGTGCCTTTTCAATCGCTTGACTATACATCTCCAATTGAGTAACTGCCagtgcctcttgaatctccacattcaaACCCTGGACAAACCGGCGAATTCTTCTTTGGTCGGTCAACACTAACTCTGGAGCGAAACGAGAGAGTTTAGTAAATTgcgtctcgtactccgccacactcataGTCCCTACACTCATAGTCCCTTGACGTAGGTGTATGAACTCATCCTCTcgcctttcttgaacaagtAGCGGTAAGtgcttctcattaaactcacgagTGAAATTTACCCATGTCCATGGGGTTTGCTCTCTATCCCACTTGGCTcgaatcacattccaccaggcacgagccgctccctcaaattgaaaaatggcaaaagCTATCTGCCGTTCCTCTGGGTATCCTAACGCAGCAAAAATGTCTAACATTCGCTCTAACCAACTTTCCGCTATATCAGGGCTAGGTCCACCCAAAAATTTTGGCGGTAGAAACTTCTGGAATCGTTTtaaggcacggtcctctccctcatgatttcCAGGATGCTGTACTTGGCCTTGAccctacgcttatcagattgggatggaatttatactgtttcgaagctaagataaagagctacaactttgatgaagaccactcagtccagttcgtagtgtaactaggtcaaaattccaTTGTACAAAACCAtaatctcacaaacaggttagctaaccgcactatggttaaacgacaataactcaggctacacaattctgTTTGAAATTTTTTCAGTTGCGTTGGAAAActgaaacatagggctaaaagtttcatgttttggccaaagatTGGTTTGGTAcagatcaaggtgaaaaaagtAGCCAACatgaggaaatgtcaaaactatCTGCTAGACTCTACCTAGGGCAGtctcaggggtatttcggtctttttaCAGGCTACAttactccgattgggctgaaatgttgcaaaaaactataaaacatcattctctacaactttcatgttttaggctaagtctaattcggcctctaacatggcgAACTAGAACCAGGCAGAACAGGGTATACCTTAACTTCAATTCTagaaatttgctacaatcaagatataaatctcaattttagcttgaaaccatcactaccaTCTCTTATACCAatttatatacatcatatactgtgacaaccccacctccccctaaggcgaaccagagggttcggcggaccgcctgcccagctctcgccgggactcagtcgttcactacggtcctcaattaaattacaatataaacctcaaataatacatcaaattctccaataattacacataagcgaagcggaaacaattccccaaactatacataaaatgattccaaatccaaactgtacaagatatatgccatccagccacgtgaataagtaaTACAAttcttccttcgccacgagccctgtggaggggaataaaatatttttggggtgagttagaagctcagtgagtaaccaataaaatcagtactcaaatatatttcaaaatcgttaatttcaatgatgtcatgaatcagaaatcaaatgtacgtttattgctctcgtgagctagtgaaatcattgtacttaaacatccaacgctcaaatagatccagTAGCAGTgaaacagtaagagggagccatttgctccaaatgaacagaggtggagacgttggtgttcagcacagacttcccaagaactcagttaagccaaatcatgtcatgaactcgcaTGCAAgtacgcatgatatgcaattgaatAAAGAATGcaggaaacagttcataagtagctttggaaatagtttatggtcactcacctccacggttcagaaaccatccatcatatatcattaccaaAAGTTATGAAATCacccacaaaatcacctccTTAACTCCCACAAgccactaattgaacattagcaaagctaaagggaaagattcttaacaacttaccttgtaacctcaagacaacaagcaacttagcacctttgtttctcaaaccacttcaccactcaccttaatcctaccaagagaaaggtttttatggaagaaatcaaagttttagcggttggtttgtgagatcaaggcaagaaattgaagaaacaagttgagagctttcttttcttttcttgttgagagggccggccaaaggagctaaaaatgaagaaataaattggccaaaattagctttacgatggtaaaaatatcttggtcaaaagtccaagggtgaattgaATGGTGACACTTAATGTTGAGTTTTCCATTCTTCAAAAGTGACAAGTGACAagtatcttggtcaaaagttttCCATTCTTTCGACTTGGTTCTTACTTAATGTTGCCATTAGCTATTTGGACCTATTCTTTAGGTTTGCACCCTAGGGCCGCCGGGGCGGTGCTGGTGGATTAGGTGGGCTCCGCAAGGGAGTTGAGTTAGGGCCGTTGACTTTAATCCTATGACAGTCAGGGTAATTTCATCTTTTCATGGGCTAtgttgctctgattgagctgaaattttgtaggcaactataaaacatcattccctacaattttcatgttttgtgctaaggccacttcggcctctaactaggtcgAACAGAttcgggcagaacagggttaaTCACAACCCTCAACTGTAATTTTTCGCaccaaccagaaattttccgcagcCGATCGTATCCAACATATAttagcttcattttacaccataataaACCCTCAATCCATAACTAAACcatgattatcatataaaacagaaaaatagcaataataaatcaaaatccatcaaaacttcACCTCCAACCATAAACACACAAATATCAGAAGGTTGAGCCATATTATCATACAAATAACTACTAAAGTACGTAAAttaagcaaaacggcaaaattggcacatgcatgtgcggaatcggcaaacggaaatggaaaCGGCCGGCAAACAGAAATGGGCATAGTTACTGTCCCAAATTATTTTGACCATAAGTTGGGCTAGAAATGTCGGATTAAAGTTTATgagataccgtttcgaagctaaatgaaaaggttacaactttcgTGAAGACTcctaaatccggatctgaacagaaataggtcaaAAGTATGGAAAACAGTGCCAGAAGTTCGCACTTTAGGgtgacggacagggtatgtttgccggaccataactcacagatcacaaacccaaatcaagaaatttcaaaggcattagaaagctaagacataagggtaaaacttttatgttttggccaagacctggatcaactcagaacagaacgaaaatgaGTGCCAAATTacctgtcaaaactgtccagtGTTCAAGGAAGTTCTGACTCAtgatcttgttttggctataacggGAGCTACGAAGCTCGGATTTGGAcgaactttataccgttttgaatttgaaacaaagctctacatttcttatgaagacaccaaCACCCAGTTCCATCGTTATCCATGCGAACTGAGCATGCTCAGAAGCTAATTTACAAAATGTGACCAAACCAGAATTTGAAAGTTGAGTGAgagttttggctataactcagcctacacacctccgtttgacctgaaatgttTCAGGAATAacaaggacttaagaagctacaactttcatgttttggctaaatgctagttcagtatgtatcaaggtgaaaagacGCGATCAGATTGgtgcactgtcaaaactgttCACTGACTTTaatcctatggcagtcagggtaattccatcttttaatGGGCAatgttactccgattgagctgaaattttgcaggcaactataaaaaatcattccctacaacttttatgtcttgttctaaggccaattcggcctctaactaggtcgAACAGAttcgggcagaacagggttaaTCACAACCCTCAACTGTAATTTTCCGCaccaaccagaaattttccgcagcCGATCGTATCCAACATATAttagcttcattttacaccataataaACCCTCAATCCATAACTAAACcatgattatcatataaaacagaaaaatagcaataataaatcaaaatccatcaaaacttcACCTCCAACCATAAACACACCATAATCACACCACACGTCATCATATCTAGCCactaaagccactaatttaacattattaaAGCTAAAGGGAAATGTTattaacaactcaccttgtaacctcaagaaaagaagcaccttagcacctcctctttccaaaccactccaccaccttcCACAATCCTACCTAGCTAAGGAGTTTTATGAAGTGATTTCAAGTTTGGATGGTTGAAtcacaagatttgtgcaagaaatggatgaAGTAGTTGAagccttctctctctctctctctctttagtTTTTGATTTGGTTTATGTCTTGTGTTCTCTTGGATGTTCTAGAATTAATACTTAGTCAAGACCATTAGTAGATATTTTCCaccaaccaatcacataaaagatGATTATTCACTTCCTAGTCCTTGCaacttcctttttgttttctcacACTCTTGCCCACAAatgtttggaactcttgcacTTAACTTCATAGGATACAACTTATTCTAATCCAAAATACTTTGTCACAATTAATcatttcactaatcaccttaTTATCTTAATCACCTATCCTTAATTATTCCTTATTCCACATAAAAGCAACTAAACCACAATCTTTTTACATTAGCTAGattaagggttttaaacccaacttaaggtTGTTCAATTAGCAAAACACTAGGGAATTTACTAGTGTAAGACTTTTTAGCTTTCTAATCCTACTTAACCTTTATAATAGAAATCGAATCCGGTATCTACTCATACGAAAACATACATTAGCATGCATAAAATTTACTACCACATAAACTTATGATTAATacgtaaactagggttttgtgTAAAAATATCAAAGGTGTAAATccattagggttttaataaaattccaaattaaggtttttcgattctaaaaagcaaaatcacatgtaaagaattaccatcatccttaaaatcaaattttatagcaaaatttagTACTAATATTccttattcaaaattaaggacGAATCGGGATCTCATAACCTCCCCCTCTTAGAAGAATTTCGTcatcgaaattcataccttcggTGTCCTTGATCGGCCTAGAAATGGTTCCCTTCGTCCCTGATTTATTTCCTCCCCTCGACTTCTGAGGGCACTGAGCAACCGGGTGTTCATTGCTACCACATCGGAAACATCGCcgatttttctctttcttccagCAGGTATCTTCCGTATGGTTAGTGGCCCCACAGACATCACATACTCTTCTGGTTCCGAACATCGATTCCCCATGTTAGACACAATTTTGGGGCCCTTTTCCTGCCTGATCTTCCCTTGTTTTACCTTGATTCGGAGTCCCCACCGGTCATATACCATCGGCTTCCTTACTCCTCTTACTAGGTGGCTCGCTTCCCGAGCTTTGCCCACCAGTGTAGGTATAGGTGTCAGATGGTGTTCTCTTTTTGTCACGGAAAGCTTTCACCTGACTCCTTGCCGTCTCTATTCACTGTGCCTTTCCAGGGTCTGGCTGAATGTATCCAAATGGGCAGCCGCCAGTGCCTCTTGTATTTCCACGTTTAACTCCTGGACAAACCGACGAATTCTCTTTCGGTCTGTTAGTACTTACTCtggagcaaaacgagagagtttggtaaattGTGTCTCGTACTCTGCCACACTTAACGGcccttgacgcaggcggataaaGTCCTCTTCCCGCCTTTCTCGAACAATCGGTGGCAAatacttctcgttaaactcaCGGGTGAAATTGACCCAAGTCCAGGGGGTCTGCTCTCGTTCCCACTTAGCCTTtattacattccaccatgctcggactggtccctcaaattggaagacagcaaaagaTACCTGTCGTTCCTCTGGATACCCAAGCGCAGCGAATATATCCATCATTCGGTCCATCCATCCATCAGCTAAGTTAGGGCTAGGTCCACCTATGAATTTCGGgggtgcaaatttttggaaccgttctaaggcacggtccacTCGCTCGTGATTGCCCAGATTATTTCCAGGGTTTCCGACATTATTCCCATGACCCTGACCCTGTTGGTCCACCATTCGTGCTAGTAAATCTGCCATCCGTtgtatggctgtagctacttggttaTCAGCTTGGTGGTtcgcattttcattttctaccCTTTCGGGTTCTGGTCTCCGTCTCCTACCTTTTCCTCGGCCTCGGCCTCGGCCTCGTCCCCTACCTCCACCTCGGCCACCGGCTTCCATTTGTTTTGAAAACTTTACCATATAAAACACCATATAAAACACactaaatgatcaaaatttttggacatGCATATACAGGTTTACGCCAAGGATATGCACAAATTAGCCAAAATGCAGTTAGTACCAAAACACTGAACACAACGATTTCAAAACAAATCAACAGGACAACAACGTAATTCAAGTCAACGGCCCTAACGCAACTCCCCTGCGGAGCCCACCTAATCCACCAGCACCGCCCCGACGGCCCTAGGGTGCAAACCTAAAGAATAGGTCCAAATAGCTAACTGCAACATTAAGTAAGAACCAAGTCGATTCACACTGGGATTGCCCATCTCCAAGTGCaatcaactcaatccccactttgccttatgggaaaattacaaaagtccaatatcaaaatcctagcattcaatatttaccttaatag
This portion of the Coffea eugenioides isolate CCC68of chromosome 11, Ceug_1.0, whole genome shotgun sequence genome encodes:
- the LOC113751999 gene encoding uncharacterized protein LOC113751999 → MSVAEYETQFTKLSRFAPELVLTDQRRIRRFVQGLNVEIQEALAVTQLEMYSQAIEKAQRIESTKSQVKAFLDKKRRQPDTSSYIDGQSSRSEPPSKMSREISGPRSTGILNQGNVEKSQAGRETQRGISRGGPTSGSRMAYGFCGAANHMEDNCWKKGQVRKCYRCGSAEHLIAQYPHLPKEGNLPRAEGNTSKPTNATGNRPKVPARTYAMGHQEVADPLAIIEGTPYLPSY